One genomic segment of Helicobacter enhydrae includes these proteins:
- a CDS encoding folylpolyglutamate synthase/dihydrofolate synthase family protein, giving the protein MMPKNLNEYLSAKGQETHHFDPHRIKKIFPLFAKDFLQTFTPKVIHIVGTNGKGSTGRLIARNLKNYLHFTSPHLFAFNERFYCDGSIVSFRRLEEVHLEISTRAYMQEVSYFEYATFLALFLARDLDYLVLEAGLGGEFDSTNVIEDKISVFTQIGLDHQEVLGESVVQIAQTKLKSMGSVAFLGSQNHLEVYEIAHKIAQEKESNLTTLQKPHLNFLEQNFSLACEVLRFLGVEPKVFVSDLCGRMQRIAPNVIVDVGHNVDGALALKRALGNEKVVLVFNAYWQKDIEAVLEVLRPIVEKVQIIRISNNERIIQEQVLCGILENLKISYDVFDNTLLSCKQYLVFGSFSVVAEFLKRRDAGVLDEK; this is encoded by the coding sequence ATGATGCCAAAAAATCTCAATGAGTATTTGAGTGCAAAGGGGCAGGAAACACACCATTTCGATCCCCATAGAATCAAAAAGATCTTCCCCCTCTTTGCCAAAGATTTCTTGCAAACTTTTACGCCAAAAGTCATTCATATCGTGGGGACAAATGGCAAAGGAAGCACTGGACGCTTGATTGCACGCAACTTGAAAAATTATTTGCATTTCACTTCTCCTCATCTTTTTGCTTTCAATGAGAGGTTTTATTGTGATGGCTCTATTGTGAGTTTTAGGCGTCTTGAGGAAGTGCATCTTGAGATAAGCACAAGGGCTTATATGCAAGAAGTGAGTTATTTTGAATATGCCACTTTTTTGGCTTTGTTTTTGGCAAGAGATTTGGATTATTTGGTGTTGGAAGCTGGGCTTGGGGGGGAGTTTGATAGCACAAATGTGATTGAGGATAAGATTTCTGTTTTTACTCAAATTGGCTTAGATCATCAAGAAGTTTTGGGGGAGAGTGTTGTACAAATCGCTCAAACCAAACTCAAATCAATGGGAAGCGTCGCGTTTTTGGGGAGTCAAAATCATCTAGAGGTTTATGAAATTGCCCACAAAATAGCACAAGAAAAAGAATCAAACCTTACAACACTGCAAAAACCCCACTTGAATTTTTTGGAGCAAAACTTTTCTCTTGCGTGTGAAGTTTTGCGTTTCTTGGGTGTGGAGCCCAAGGTATTTGTATCGGATTTGTGTGGCAGAATGCAGAGGATTGCACCCAATGTGATTGTGGATGTGGGGCACAATGTCGATGGTGCTTTGGCACTCAAGAGGGCTTTGGGGAATGAGAAGGTGGTTCTTGTTTTTAATGCTTATTGGCAGAAAGACATTGAAGCTGTGCTAGAGGTGTTGCGACCTATAGTAGAGAAGGTGCAAATCATACGCATCTCAAACAATGAGCGTATTATCCAAGAACAAGTGTTGTGTGGAATACTTGAAAATTTGAAAATCTCTTATGATGTTTTTGATAACACGCTTTTGTCTTGCAAGCAATATTTGGTTTTTGGATCTTTTAGTGTTGTCGCTGAGTTCTTGAAACGCAGGGATGCTGGAGTGCTTGATGAAAAATAG
- the lptE gene encoding LPS assembly lipoprotein LptE: protein MRICALVFALIFAGCGYKPLAHFARSAFGESVYVEAQINPEFPKPSSALKDMLNQAIISRLHLLLVPKDEATSIIRIGFSSISFSPIAEDQDGFATHYRANVVVKISYKTIYGEDFSVSFDGSSDYAATQAMSSVSVQIAQFEAIKLAGQQAIDQFVAKLFYQGITHDAKKSQ from the coding sequence ATGAGAATTTGTGCTTTAGTGTTTGCTTTGATTTTTGCTGGGTGTGGCTATAAGCCATTGGCACATTTTGCACGCTCTGCCTTTGGTGAGAGTGTGTATGTGGAAGCCCAGATCAACCCTGAATTCCCCAAACCCTCATCTGCACTCAAAGATATGCTCAATCAAGCCATCATCTCTAGACTCCATCTTTTGCTTGTCCCAAAAGATGAAGCAACAAGTATCATACGCATCGGATTTAGCTCTATCTCTTTTTCTCCTATCGCTGAAGATCAAGATGGTTTTGCGACGCATTATAGGGCTAATGTTGTGGTCAAAATTTCTTACAAAACAATCTATGGTGAGGATTTTTCTGTGAGTTTTGATGGGAGCAGTGATTATGCTGCGACTCAGGCAATGTCATCAGTTTCTGTTCAAATCGCACAATTTGAGGCAATCAAACTCGCCGGACAACAAGCCATCGATCAGTTTGTCGCCAAATTGTTCTATCAGGGGATCACTCATGATGCCAAAAAATCTCAATGA
- the leuS gene encoding leucine--tRNA ligase — MEEYNHKIIESQWQKKWLEDKEFEPKEDFSLPKKYILSMFPYPSGSIHMGHVRNYCIGDALARYYRQRGFNVLHPIGWDSFGMPAENAAIKHRLHPKDWTYSNIDAMRKELASLGLSFSLEREFATSDEDYTRWEQEFFVKMWEAGLIYRKKAYLNWCENDQTVLANEQVIDGKCWRCDTPVVQKEMEQYYIKITDFAEDLLQDLNLLEGKWPQQVLNMQKNWIGKSSGLQFAFEIEKKWAEKLGIDEVEVFTTRPETIFGVSYCAIAPEHQLVQAMMPYLNKEEQDKILEMTNMNARSRAIAQKEGVKLGISLIHPLSKEGIPVWVANFVLADYGSGALMGVPAHDERDYEFASLYSLPIRKVIECEDLPFCDEGILCNSSTFDGLPTQEARQKVIAWFEEHQKGRGVVNYRLKDWGISRQRYWGTPIPLVHCSTCGIVPESNLPVTLPYDVIIDGEGNPLQKHLEWKKCLCPKCHKEAVRETDTMDTFMESSWYFLRYTTPKAKRNETALDPQSMRYWLGVDEYIGGVEHAILHLLYARFWTKVLDRLGEIELKEPFEHLLTQGMVLKDGVKMSKSKGNIVDPNGIVRDFGADSARLFILFAAPPTKELEWSDSALEGAYRFLKRLWERSKNIKPSDSIPCVQTQGLSQESKLARKKVYEALKKSQEIFDKQMAGYPFNTLISSCMEALNALSHQDNQEVWSEGYYILLNLLEPIVPHLSHHLSEKYFGRKNFGILEIDEGALEDESLHIVVSVNGKKRAEVEVPKTASKEEILLIAKESVDKWIDKEVSKEIYVPSKLVNFVLK; from the coding sequence ATGGAGGAATACAATCACAAAATCATAGAATCTCAGTGGCAAAAAAAGTGGCTTGAAGACAAAGAGTTCGAGCCAAAAGAGGATTTTTCACTTCCCAAAAAATATATTTTGAGTATGTTTCCCTATCCTAGTGGATCAATCCACATGGGGCATGTGAGAAACTATTGTATCGGTGATGCGTTGGCAAGGTATTATCGTCAGAGGGGATTTAATGTCTTGCACCCGATTGGGTGGGATTCGTTTGGAATGCCTGCAGAAAATGCAGCCATCAAGCATCGTTTGCACCCAAAAGATTGGACTTATAGCAATATTGATGCGATGAGAAAAGAACTTGCAAGTCTTGGGCTTTCATTTTCCCTTGAGCGTGAGTTTGCTACAAGCGATGAGGATTATACGCGTTGGGAGCAAGAGTTTTTTGTCAAGATGTGGGAAGCAGGTCTGATTTATCGCAAAAAAGCTTATTTGAATTGGTGTGAAAATGATCAGACGGTGCTAGCAAATGAGCAAGTCATCGATGGGAAATGTTGGCGTTGCGATACTCCTGTGGTGCAAAAAGAGATGGAGCAATACTATATCAAGATTACAGATTTTGCTGAAGATTTGTTGCAAGATCTTAATCTTTTGGAGGGAAAATGGCCCCAACAAGTGCTGAATATGCAAAAAAATTGGATTGGCAAATCCAGTGGATTGCAATTTGCATTTGAGATTGAAAAAAAATGGGCTGAAAAGCTTGGGATAGATGAAGTGGAGGTTTTTACCACGCGTCCAGAGACGATTTTTGGCGTGAGTTATTGTGCGATTGCTCCAGAACATCAGCTTGTCCAAGCAATGATGCCCTATCTCAACAAAGAAGAGCAAGATAAAATCCTTGAAATGACTAATATGAATGCAAGAAGTCGTGCCATCGCACAAAAAGAGGGTGTCAAGCTGGGGATTTCCCTCATCCATCCATTGAGCAAGGAAGGGATTCCTGTGTGGGTGGCAAATTTTGTTTTGGCAGATTATGGAAGTGGTGCATTGATGGGGGTCCCAGCTCACGATGAGAGGGATTATGAGTTTGCATCATTGTATTCTCTCCCCATACGCAAAGTTATCGAATGTGAGGATTTGCCATTTTGCGATGAGGGGATTTTGTGCAATAGCTCGACTTTTGATGGACTTCCAACGCAAGAGGCACGCCAAAAAGTCATCGCTTGGTTTGAGGAGCACCAAAAAGGCAGAGGAGTGGTGAATTATCGTCTCAAGGATTGGGGGATTTCGCGTCAGCGTTATTGGGGGACGCCGATTCCATTGGTGCATTGCTCTACCTGTGGCATCGTGCCTGAAAGCAATCTACCTGTGACTCTCCCCTATGATGTTATCATCGATGGGGAAGGCAATCCATTGCAAAAACATCTTGAATGGAAAAAATGCCTTTGCCCAAAATGCCACAAAGAAGCGGTGAGAGAAACAGACACGATGGATACTTTTATGGAATCTAGTTGGTATTTTTTGCGTTATACCACTCCCAAGGCAAAACGCAATGAGACTGCCCTAGATCCACAATCAATGCGATATTGGCTTGGGGTTGATGAATATATTGGTGGAGTTGAGCACGCAATTTTGCATTTGCTGTATGCAAGGTTTTGGACCAAAGTGCTTGATCGCTTGGGAGAAATAGAGCTAAAAGAGCCATTTGAGCATTTGCTCACTCAAGGAATGGTGCTCAAAGATGGGGTGAAGATGAGCAAGAGCAAGGGCAATATTGTAGATCCAAATGGAATTGTTAGGGATTTTGGGGCAGATAGTGCTAGATTGTTTATCCTTTTTGCTGCACCGCCGACAAAAGAGTTGGAGTGGAGCGATAGTGCGCTTGAGGGGGCATATCGTTTTTTGAAAAGACTTTGGGAGAGAAGCAAAAATATCAAGCCCTCCGATTCGATCCCTTGTGTGCAAACACAGGGGCTAAGCCAAGAATCAAAACTCGCACGCAAAAAAGTCTATGAGGCTCTCAAGAAAAGTCAAGAGATTTTTGACAAGCAGATGGCTGGCTATCCTTTCAATACCCTCATTAGCTCTTGTATGGAAGCACTCAATGCGTTAAGTCATCAAGACAATCAAGAGGTTTGGAGCGAGGGGTATTATATCTTGCTCAATCTTTTAGAGCCGATCGTGCCTCATTTGTCTCATCATTTGAGTGAGAAATATTTTGGGCGTAAAAATTTTGGGATTTTGGAGATTGATGAAGGGGCTTTGGAGGATGAGAGTTTGCATATCGTTGTGAGTGTGAATGGCAAAAAGCGTGCAGAGGTCGAAGTCCCCAAAACAGCCTCCAAAGAGGAAATACTACTGATTGCAAAAGAATCTGTGGATAAATGGATAGATAAAGAAGTGAGCAAAGAGATTTATGTGCCTTCAAAACTTGTCAATTTTGTTTTAAAATGA
- a CDS encoding DUF6394 family protein: MDWGRVFFIFFSLMSLTSVVGYLYDPNLVMLFVAASVNFISTTLKIGVKNLLSSEMLASSLVVDLHLIPAFFFLQIGDHWELANALAVGALAANIFAAILMLIESTKTRDADY, translated from the coding sequence ATGGATTGGGGTCGTGTTTTTTTTATTTTTTTTAGTTTGATGAGTTTAACTTCTGTTGTTGGGTATTTGTATGATCCTAATCTGGTGATGTTATTTGTGGCAGCATCTGTGAATTTTATCTCCACCACACTCAAAATCGGAGTCAAGAATCTGCTTTCTTCTGAAATGCTTGCAAGTTCTTTGGTGGTGGATTTGCATTTGATCCCTGCGTTTTTCTTTTTGCAAATTGGAGATCATTGGGAACTTGCAAATGCTCTAGCAGTCGGTGCTTTGGCAGCCAACATCTTCGCAGCGATTTTGATGCTCATTGAGAGCACAAAAACAAGAGATGCGGATTATTGA
- the secF gene encoding protein translocase subunit SecF — MELIRNQRIINFAQYNRYTFLVSVVLIALSCAILFFKGFSYGVDFDGGTIVQIRYEQNAPISTIRMLLEKNQAFKGVQVSEFGSKDEALLKIPFNAKLPLTRINEEVIKALKGSGQFELRRVDSVGPKVGQELKEKGILALSLALIAILVYVSFRYEWKFALSAVFALFHDVLICAASVVVFGIDLNLEVIAAFLTIIGYSINDTIIIFDRIREQTMKESNASLNDVINEALSSTLSRTLLTSLTVLFVVLTLYLFGGEIIVGFSLPMLVGVIIGTYSSMFFAPRMIVLLGFDLSQYRDKLAEKKKREREREKMRQMYQNGQV, encoded by the coding sequence ATGGAACTCATTAGAAATCAAAGAATCATCAATTTTGCACAATACAATCGCTATACATTTCTAGTGTCTGTGGTGTTGATTGCATTGTCTTGTGCTATTTTGTTTTTCAAGGGCTTTAGCTATGGCGTGGATTTTGATGGTGGGACAATCGTGCAAATACGCTATGAGCAAAATGCTCCTATCTCTACGATTCGTATGCTTCTAGAAAAAAATCAAGCGTTCAAAGGTGTGCAAGTGAGCGAGTTTGGCTCAAAAGATGAGGCGTTGCTCAAAATCCCTTTCAACGCCAAACTTCCTTTGACACGCATCAATGAAGAAGTGATCAAAGCGTTGAAGGGAAGTGGGCAGTTTGAATTGCGTCGCGTAGATTCTGTGGGACCTAAAGTAGGACAGGAGCTCAAAGAAAAAGGTATTTTGGCATTGAGCCTTGCTTTGATTGCGATTTTGGTATATGTGTCGTTTCGATATGAGTGGAAGTTCGCTTTGTCGGCAGTTTTTGCTTTGTTTCATGATGTGCTGATTTGTGCAGCTTCTGTGGTTGTGTTTGGGATTGATTTGAATCTTGAAGTGATTGCAGCATTTCTAACGATTATTGGCTATTCGATTAATGACACGATTATCATTTTTGATCGTATTCGTGAGCAGACAATGAAAGAGAGCAACGCTTCACTCAATGATGTCATCAATGAGGCACTCTCAAGCACTCTTTCAAGGACATTGCTGACTTCTTTGACCGTGCTTTTTGTGGTTTTGACACTTTACCTATTTGGTGGAGAAATCATCGTGGGCTTTAGTTTGCCTATGCTTGTTGGCGTGATTATTGGGACATATAGCTCTATGTTTTTTGCTCCTAGAATGATTGTGTTGCTAGGTTTTGATTTGTCGCAATATCGAGATAAGTTGGCAGAAAAGAAAAAAAGAGAGCGAGAGCGTGAGAAAATGCGTCAAATGTATCAAAATGGACAAGTTTGA
- the secD gene encoding protein translocase subunit SecD: MNWRLIIFGISAIFGLVFSVPSFFQNVGGPKINLGLDLQGGLTLLLDVKTQNAVVAKYKAIATMVAYEAKEQKILLDHLKASEESVSFELLDTDDVGKMMELLQQNQGLEITQNSNQFVGVFTQEEQNKIKQSAIDQAISTIRNRLDLFGLAEPSVTRQGKENILVQLPGIKTQEDEKRAIDLISRSAHLEMMAVDEERNMRVDQMSESEAQRYGDVILQYVGSPSKLLLKAVPIIDGAMITDANVAYDQNSQPIVAFSLDSKGAKLFAEFSGNNVGKRMAIVLDRQVFSAPVIRERIGGGSGQISGNFTPQEAGDLAIALRSGALSAPVEIVEKRSVGPSLGADSIRASMIALFSGFALVLAFMIVYYSVAGVIAVGALLVNILLIVAIMAILGATLTLPGMAGIVLTVGMAVDANIIINERIREALYEGNSIKQAIALGYENASRAIFDSNITTLIAAFLLYAYGTGTIKGFAITMAIGIIVSILTAIVGTHGIYEALYKKMQKNPSFWFGVRRNINGTH; encoded by the coding sequence ATGAATTGGCGTTTAATCATTTTTGGCATTTCTGCCATTTTTGGATTGGTTTTTAGCGTTCCGTCGTTTTTCCAAAATGTCGGAGGTCCCAAAATCAATCTTGGTCTTGATTTGCAAGGGGGACTCACTCTACTACTAGATGTCAAAACCCAAAACGCAGTTGTTGCCAAATACAAGGCAATCGCAACGATGGTTGCCTATGAGGCGAAAGAACAAAAGATCCTCCTAGATCATTTGAAAGCAAGTGAAGAGAGTGTGAGCTTTGAGCTTTTGGACACAGATGATGTGGGTAAGATGATGGAGCTTTTGCAACAGAATCAGGGGCTAGAAATCACGCAAAATAGCAATCAGTTTGTAGGGGTTTTCACTCAAGAGGAACAAAACAAGATCAAGCAATCAGCGATTGATCAAGCCATCAGCACGATTCGCAATCGTTTGGATCTATTTGGTCTTGCAGAGCCTAGCGTGACGCGTCAGGGCAAAGAAAATATTTTGGTGCAATTGCCTGGGATCAAAACTCAAGAGGATGAAAAACGAGCGATTGATTTGATTTCTAGATCAGCACATTTGGAGATGATGGCAGTCGATGAAGAACGCAATATGCGTGTCGATCAAATGAGTGAGAGCGAAGCACAAAGATATGGGGATGTGATTTTGCAATATGTGGGTTCTCCCTCAAAACTTTTGCTCAAAGCAGTTCCAATCATTGATGGTGCGATGATTACAGATGCCAATGTCGCTTATGATCAAAATTCTCAACCCATTGTGGCGTTCAGTCTTGATTCAAAAGGTGCGAAACTCTTTGCGGAATTTTCAGGCAACAATGTCGGCAAACGGATGGCGATCGTGTTGGATAGGCAGGTGTTTTCTGCACCTGTGATTCGTGAGAGGATCGGAGGAGGAAGCGGGCAGATTAGCGGCAACTTCACGCCTCAAGAGGCTGGGGATCTAGCGATTGCCTTGCGTAGTGGGGCACTTTCTGCTCCTGTTGAGATTGTTGAGAAAAGAAGTGTGGGACCGAGTTTGGGTGCAGATAGTATTCGTGCGAGCATGATTGCACTTTTTAGTGGTTTTGCGTTAGTGTTAGCATTTATGATTGTTTATTATTCTGTTGCGGGTGTGATCGCTGTGGGTGCATTGCTTGTGAATATTTTGCTTATTGTGGCGATTATGGCGATTTTGGGTGCAACGCTCACTTTGCCCGGAATGGCAGGGATTGTATTGACCGTGGGAATGGCAGTAGATGCAAATATCATCATCAATGAGCGTATCAGAGAGGCTCTCTATGAGGGCAATTCAATCAAACAAGCGATTGCTTTGGGATATGAGAATGCCTCAAGGGCAATTTTTGATTCCAATATCACGACTTTGATTGCAGCATTTTTGCTCTATGCTTATGGGACAGGCACTATCAAAGGGTTTGCGATCACAATGGCGATTGGGATCATTGTATCAATTTTGACTGCCATTGTTGGGACACACGGGATTTATGAGGCTTTGTATAAAAAAATGCAGAAAAATCCTAGCTTTTGGTTTGGTGTGAGGAGGAATATCAATGGAACTCATTAG
- the yajC gene encoding preprotein translocase subunit YajC — MEQSGLTNILGTILPFVAIFVIFYFLFIRPQKKQQQKHKEMLEALKVGDKVVTYGGVMGEVTKKEEGFFLVRSSESTIKIAKEYIAYKVEQ, encoded by the coding sequence ATGGAACAAAGTGGTCTTACAAATATTTTAGGGACAATTTTGCCTTTTGTGGCGATTTTTGTCATTTTTTATTTTTTGTTTATTCGTCCGCAAAAAAAGCAACAGCAAAAGCACAAAGAAATGCTAGAGGCTCTAAAGGTTGGAGATAAGGTTGTGACTTATGGTGGAGTGATGGGCGAAGTGACAAAAAAAGAAGAAGGGTTTTTTCTTGTGCGTTCTAGTGAAAGCACTATCAAAATTGCTAAGGAATACATTGCCTACAAAGTTGAGCAATAA
- the nhaA gene encoding Na+/H+ antiporter NhaA — MEKMKKIVMSESFGGVFLFCCAVLAMIVANSGLSEWYFHLWHEQVGLSIAGKFYGFDLHLWVNDVLMSLFFLMVGLEIKREFLFGGLSGFKKAAFPAIAAIGGMIVPAGIYLAFNMGTETSHGFGIPMATDIAFALGVVLMLGKRVPPALKLFLVTLAVVDDLGAIVVIAIFYSSGIAWEWLGVSAFLTGVLFAFNYGGVRNLIPYLCVGVALWFCIHESGIHATISAVILAFTIPAKPKIFTQDFLRDVQKDLLDFNKAEEERKDILLTNGHFDAVHQITKRLSYVQNPLLKLEHSLHSLSTYLIMPLFAFANAGVSLSGGVDFASMHLMLGVILGLLIGKPLGILLLTFLCEKLGIATRPTGIAWSHILGAGILAGIGFTMSIFVANLAFTQASFVEIAKISILSASLLAGILGSLFLLVLGRKSNVVEF, encoded by the coding sequence ATGGAAAAAATGAAAAAAATTGTGATGTCAGAGAGTTTTGGCGGAGTTTTTTTGTTTTGCTGTGCGGTGCTTGCAATGATTGTAGCAAATAGCGGATTGAGTGAGTGGTATTTTCATCTGTGGCATGAGCAGGTGGGACTAAGCATCGCTGGGAAATTTTATGGCTTTGACTTGCATTTGTGGGTGAATGATGTTTTGATGTCTTTGTTTTTTTTGATGGTGGGGCTTGAAATCAAAAGAGAGTTTCTTTTTGGTGGATTATCAGGATTCAAAAAAGCAGCGTTTCCTGCAATCGCAGCGATTGGGGGAATGATTGTCCCTGCAGGAATCTATCTTGCATTTAATATGGGGACAGAAACATCTCATGGATTTGGGATCCCTATGGCAACAGATATTGCTTTTGCTTTGGGTGTGGTGTTGATGCTAGGCAAACGCGTGCCGCCGGCTTTGAAGCTTTTTTTGGTAACTTTGGCAGTGGTTGATGATTTGGGTGCGATTGTGGTGATTGCGATTTTTTATAGTAGCGGGATTGCGTGGGAATGGCTTGGAGTTTCAGCGTTTTTGACCGGTGTGCTTTTTGCGTTCAATTATGGAGGCGTGAGAAATCTCATCCCTTATCTTTGTGTGGGGGTTGCATTGTGGTTTTGTATCCACGAAAGTGGGATCCACGCGACAATTTCAGCTGTAATCTTGGCTTTTACCATTCCTGCAAAGCCCAAGATTTTCACTCAAGATTTTTTGAGAGATGTGCAAAAAGATCTCCTTGATTTTAACAAAGCCGAAGAAGAACGCAAAGATATTTTGCTCACCAATGGGCATTTTGATGCTGTGCATCAAATCACCAAGCGTCTCTCCTATGTGCAAAATCCTCTCTTGAAACTAGAGCATTCTCTCCACTCTCTATCGACTTATTTGATCATGCCTCTTTTTGCTTTTGCCAATGCTGGGGTGAGTTTGAGTGGAGGTGTGGATTTTGCAAGCATGCATCTAATGCTTGGTGTGATTCTTGGATTGTTGATAGGCAAACCTCTTGGAATCTTGCTTTTGACTTTTTTGTGCGAGAAACTTGGTATCGCGACGCGACCGACAGGAATCGCTTGGAGTCATATTTTGGGGGCTGGGATTTTGGCAGGGATTGGATTTACGATGTCGATTTTTGTCGCAAATCTTGCTTTTACTCAAGCCTCTTTTGTCGAAATCGCCAAAATTTCTATTTTGTCTGCTTCACTTTTGGCAGGAATCTTAGGAAGTCTGTTTCTTTTGGTTTTGGGTAGAAAAAGTAATGTGGTAGAATTTTGA